One stretch of Actinacidiphila sp. DG2A-62 DNA includes these proteins:
- the map gene encoding type I methionyl aminopeptidase: MVQIKTPEQIAKMREAGLVVAAVHEATRAAAVPGATTKDLDEVAAEVIAAHGAKPNFLGYGGFPGTICTSVNDVVVHGIPDRATVLKDGDILSVDAGAIVDGWHGDAAFTCFVGTGHAPELIELSRVTEESMWAGIAAMRKGNRLEDVSRAIESYIRRQPRPSSGKYGIVEDYGGHGIGTEMHMDPHLLNYVAKKRGRGIKLVPGVCLAIEPMVTLGSPRTHVLDDEWTVKSDDGSWSSHWEHSIALTEQGPLVLTAPDGGRAKLAELGITAAPDPLA; the protein is encoded by the coding sequence ATGGTGCAGATCAAGACCCCCGAGCAGATCGCGAAGATGCGTGAGGCCGGGCTGGTCGTCGCGGCGGTCCACGAGGCGACCCGCGCGGCGGCGGTGCCCGGCGCCACCACCAAGGATCTGGACGAGGTGGCCGCCGAGGTCATCGCCGCGCACGGCGCCAAGCCGAACTTCCTGGGCTACGGCGGCTTCCCCGGCACCATCTGCACCTCGGTGAACGACGTGGTGGTGCACGGCATCCCGGATCGCGCGACGGTCCTCAAGGACGGCGACATCCTCTCCGTCGACGCCGGCGCCATCGTGGACGGCTGGCACGGCGACGCGGCCTTCACCTGCTTCGTCGGCACCGGCCACGCGCCGGAGCTGATCGAGCTGAGCCGGGTCACCGAGGAGTCCATGTGGGCGGGCATCGCCGCCATGCGCAAGGGCAACCGGCTGGAGGACGTCTCCCGCGCCATCGAGTCCTACATCCGCCGCCAGCCCCGGCCGTCCTCGGGCAAGTACGGCATCGTGGAGGACTACGGCGGCCACGGCATCGGCACCGAGATGCACATGGACCCGCACCTGCTGAACTACGTCGCCAAGAAGCGCGGCCGCGGCATCAAGCTGGTGCCGGGCGTGTGCCTGGCCATCGAGCCGATGGTCACCCTCGGCTCGCCGCGCACCCACGTGCTGGACGACGAGTGGACCGTGAAGTCCGACGACGGCTCCTGGTCCTCGCACTGGGAGCACTCGATCGCCCTCACCGAGCAGGGTCCGCTGGTGCTGACCGCGCCCGACGGCGGCCGGGCCAAGCTCGCGGAGCTGGGCATCACCGCGGCGCCCGACCCGCTGGCCTGA
- the infA gene encoding translation initiation factor IF-1: MAKKQGAIEIEGTVIESLPNAMFKVELQNGHKVLAHISGKMRMHYIRILPDDRVVVELSPYDLTRGRIVYRYK, from the coding sequence ATGGCAAAGAAGCAAGGAGCCATCGAAATCGAGGGCACCGTGATCGAGTCTCTGCCGAACGCGATGTTCAAGGTGGAGCTGCAGAACGGTCACAAGGTCCTCGCGCACATCAGCGGCAAGATGCGGATGCACTACATCCGTATCCTCCCCGATGACCGGGTCGTGGTGGAGCTGTCTCCCTACGACCTCACGCGCGGACGGATCGTCTACCGATACAAGTAG
- the rpmJ gene encoding 50S ribosomal protein L36, giving the protein MKVKPSVKKICDKCKVIRRHGRVMVICDNLRHKQRQG; this is encoded by the coding sequence ATGAAGGTCAAGCCGAGCGTCAAGAAGATCTGCGACAAGTGCAAGGTGATCCGCCGCCACGGCAGGGTCATGGTCATCTGCGACAACCTGCGCCACAAGCAGCGCCAGGGCTGA
- the rpsM gene encoding 30S ribosomal protein S13 — protein sequence MARLSGVDLPREKRVEIALTYVFGIGRSLSQQVLKETGVNPDTRVRDLAEEDLVKLREYVDANLKTEGDLRREIQADIRRKVEIGCYQGLRHRRGLPVHGQRTHTNARTRKGPRRAIAGKKKPGKK from the coding sequence ATGGCACGCCTTTCAGGCGTTGACCTCCCGCGTGAGAAGCGCGTGGAGATCGCCCTCACCTACGTCTTCGGCATCGGGCGCTCGCTCTCCCAGCAGGTGCTGAAGGAGACCGGTGTGAACCCGGACACCCGCGTCCGCGACCTTGCCGAGGAAGACCTCGTCAAGCTGCGCGAGTACGTGGACGCCAACCTCAAGACCGAGGGCGACCTCCGTCGTGAGATCCAGGCCGACATCCGCCGCAAGGTCGAGATCGGCTGCTACCAGGGCCTGCGCCACCGCCGCGGCCTGCCGGTCCACGGCCAGCGCACTCACACCAACGCCCGCACCCGCAAGGGCCCGCGTCGCGCCATCGCCGGCAAGAAGAAGCCGGGCAAGAAGTAG
- the rpsK gene encoding 30S ribosomal protein S11, which translates to MPPKGRQGAVKKVRRKEKKNVAHGHAHIKSTFNNTIVSITDPQGNVISWASAGHVGFKGSRKSTPFAAQMAAESAARRAQEHGMRKVDVFVKGPGSGRETAIRSLQATGLEVGSIQDVTPTPHNGCRPPKRRRV; encoded by the coding sequence ATGCCTCCTAAGGGCCGTCAGGGCGCAGTCAAGAAGGTGCGCCGCAAGGAAAAGAAGAACGTCGCTCACGGGCACGCCCACATCAAGAGCACGTTCAACAACACCATCGTCTCGATCACCGACCCGCAGGGCAACGTGATCTCCTGGGCCTCCGCCGGCCACGTCGGCTTCAAGGGCTCGCGCAAGTCCACCCCCTTCGCCGCGCAGATGGCCGCCGAGTCGGCCGCCCGCCGCGCGCAGGAGCACGGCATGCGCAAGGTGGACGTCTTCGTGAAGGGTCCCGGCTCCGGCCGCGAGACCGCGATCCGCTCGCTCCAGGCCACCGGCCTGGAGGTCGGCTCCATCCAGGACGTCACCCCGACCCCGCACAACGGCTGCCGCCCGCCGAAGCGCCGCCGCGTCTGA
- the rpsD gene encoding 30S ribosomal protein S4: MARYTGADCKRCRREKQKLFLKGAKCESAKCPIEIRPYPPGEHGRGRTKDSEYLLQLREKQKCARIYGVLEKQFVNYYKEANQKTGKTGENLLRILETRLDNVVYRAGFAKSRDHARQLVRHGHITVNGRKTDIPSARVAVNDIVEVRESSRNLVPFQVAQGEAGEKTVPAWLEANAGKLRILVHSLPERQVIDTQVQEQLIVELYSK, encoded by the coding sequence ATGGCGCGTTACACCGGGGCCGACTGCAAGCGTTGCCGTCGGGAGAAGCAGAAGCTCTTTCTCAAGGGAGCCAAGTGCGAGAGCGCGAAGTGCCCGATCGAGATCCGTCCTTACCCCCCGGGTGAGCACGGACGCGGGCGCACCAAGGACAGCGAGTACCTGCTCCAGCTTCGCGAGAAGCAGAAGTGCGCGCGGATCTACGGTGTCCTCGAGAAGCAGTTCGTGAACTACTACAAGGAAGCGAACCAGAAGACCGGCAAGACCGGTGAGAACCTTCTGCGCATCCTTGAGACCCGCCTCGACAACGTGGTGTACCGGGCCGGCTTCGCCAAGTCCCGCGACCACGCCCGTCAGCTGGTCCGGCACGGACACATCACCGTCAACGGCCGCAAGACCGACATCCCGTCGGCCCGCGTCGCCGTGAACGACATCGTCGAGGTCCGCGAGTCCTCCCGCAACCTGGTGCCCTTCCAGGTCGCCCAGGGCGAGGCCGGCGAGAAGACCGTGCCGGCGTGGCTGGAGGCCAACGCGGGCAAGCTGCGGATCCTCGTGCACAGCCTGCCCGAGCGCCAGGTCATCGACACCCAGGTGCAGGAGCAGCTGATCGTCGAGCTCTACTCCAAGTGA
- a CDS encoding DNA-directed RNA polymerase subunit alpha: MLIAQRPSLTEEVVDEFRSRFVIEPLEPGFGYTLGNSLRRTLLSSIPGAAVTSIRIDGVLHEFTTVPGVKEDVTDLILNIKQLVVSSEHDEPVVMYLRKQGPGVVTAADIAPPAGVEVHNPDLVLATLNAKGKLEMELTVERGRGYVSAVQNKQQGQEIGRIPVDSIYSPVLKVTYKVEATRVEQRTDFDKLIVDVETKQAMRPRDAMASAGKTLVELFGLARELNVDAEGIDMGPSPTDAALAADLALPIEELELTVRSYNCLKREGIHSVGELVARSEADLLDIRNFGAKSIDEVKAKLAGMGLALKDSPPGFDPTAAADAFGADDDVDAGFAETEQY, translated from the coding sequence ATGCTGATCGCTCAGCGTCCCTCGTTGACCGAAGAGGTCGTCGACGAGTTCCGCTCCCGGTTCGTCATCGAGCCGCTGGAGCCGGGCTTCGGCTACACCCTCGGCAACTCCCTGCGCCGTACGCTGCTGTCCTCGATCCCGGGTGCGGCGGTCACGTCCATCCGCATCGACGGCGTCCTGCACGAGTTCACCACCGTGCCGGGCGTCAAGGAGGACGTCACCGACCTCATCCTGAACATCAAGCAGCTCGTGGTCTCCTCGGAGCACGACGAGCCGGTCGTGATGTACCTGCGCAAGCAGGGTCCGGGTGTGGTCACCGCGGCCGACATCGCCCCGCCGGCCGGCGTCGAGGTGCACAACCCCGACCTCGTGCTGGCGACGCTGAACGCCAAGGGCAAGCTGGAGATGGAGCTGACCGTCGAGCGCGGTCGCGGCTACGTCTCCGCGGTGCAGAACAAGCAGCAGGGCCAGGAGATCGGCCGCATCCCGGTCGACTCCATCTACAGCCCGGTGCTCAAGGTCACCTACAAGGTCGAGGCGACCCGTGTCGAGCAGCGCACCGACTTCGACAAGCTGATCGTCGACGTCGAGACCAAGCAGGCGATGCGGCCGCGTGACGCCATGGCGTCGGCCGGCAAGACCCTGGTCGAGCTGTTCGGCCTGGCCCGCGAGCTGAACGTCGACGCCGAGGGCATCGACATGGGCCCGTCCCCCACGGACGCCGCCCTGGCCGCGGACCTGGCGCTGCCGATCGAGGAGCTGGAGCTGACCGTCCGCTCCTACAACTGCCTCAAGCGCGAGGGCATCCACTCGGTGGGCGAGCTGGTGGCCCGCTCCGAGGCGGACCTGCTCGACATCCGCAACTTCGGCGCCAAGTCGATCGACGAGGTCAAGGCGAAGCTGGCCGGGATGGGCCTGGCGCTCAAGGACAGCCCGCCCGGATTCGACCCGACCGCCGCGGCCGACGCGTTCGGCGCGGACGACGACGTCGACGCCGGCTTCGCGGAGACCGAGCAGTACTGA
- the rplQ gene encoding 50S ribosomal protein L17, translating to MPQPAKGARLGGSAAHEKLLLANLAKSLFEHGRITTTEAKARRLRPVAERLITKAKKGDIHNRRQVLQQITDKGVVHTLFTEIAPRYENRPGGYTRITKIGPRRGDNAPMAVIELVEALTVQQTAVNEAEAATKRSAKDRAGDEALADLKKDAEPKDAEPEDAKPEAAKPEAADAAEDAAPADEESKDA from the coding sequence ATGCCTCAGCCCGCCAAGGGCGCCCGTCTGGGCGGCAGCGCCGCGCACGAGAAGCTGCTCCTCGCGAACCTCGCGAAGTCGCTCTTCGAGCACGGCCGCATCACCACCACCGAGGCCAAGGCGCGCCGTCTGCGCCCGGTCGCGGAGCGCCTGATCACCAAGGCGAAGAAGGGCGACATCCACAACCGTCGCCAGGTGCTGCAGCAGATCACCGACAAGGGGGTCGTGCACACGCTCTTCACCGAGATCGCGCCGCGGTACGAGAACCGCCCGGGTGGCTACACCCGCATCACCAAGATCGGCCCCCGTCGCGGCGACAACGCCCCGATGGCGGTCATCGAGCTGGTCGAGGCGCTGACCGTGCAGCAGACCGCGGTCAACGAGGCGGAGGCCGCCACCAAGCGCTCCGCCAAGGACCGCGCCGGCGACGAGGCCCTCGCGGACCTGAAGAAGGACGCGGAGCCCAAGGACGCCGAGCCCGAGGACGCCAAGCCCGAGGCCGCCAAGCCCGAGGCCGCCGACGCGGCCGAGGACGCGGCCCCCGCGGACGAGGAGTCCAAGGACGCCTGA
- a CDS encoding ABC-F family ATP-binding cassette domain-containing protein: protein MGHVEAAHAEYYLPDGRALLGDVTFRVGEGAVVALVGPNGAGKTTLLRMISGEITPHAGTVTTSGGLGVMRQFIGSVRDDRTVRDLLVSVAHPRIQAAAKAVDAAELAIMAQDDEPAQMAYAHALSEWAEARGYEAETLWDMCTVAALGVPYERAQWREVKTLSGGEQKRLVLEALLRGPDEVLLLDEPDNYLDVPGKRWLEDQLAQTKKTVLFVSHDRELLTRSAEKIVSIETGPAGATAWVHGGGFDTFHAARKERFARFEELRRRWEEEHAKLKAMVLRLRQQAANSPEMASRYHAAQTRLRRFEEAGAPQEPPREQEITMRLHGGRTGVRAVTCEKLELTGLMKPFDLEVFYGERVAVLGSNGSGKSHFLRLLAGDGSVAHTGAYKLGARVVPGHFAQTLPLPSAGGPPHPELAGRTLVDILWTEHARDRGRAMSVLRRYELERQGDQPFDRLSGGQQARFQILLMELQGTTALLLDEPTDNLDLESAEALQEGLESYEGTVLAVTHDRWFARSFDRFLVFGSDGVVRETPGPVWDERRVERER, encoded by the coding sequence ATGGGACATGTCGAGGCCGCGCACGCGGAGTACTACCTGCCCGACGGGCGCGCGCTGCTGGGCGACGTGACCTTCCGGGTGGGAGAGGGCGCCGTCGTCGCCCTGGTCGGCCCGAACGGCGCCGGCAAGACGACCCTGCTCCGGATGATCTCCGGCGAGATCACCCCCCACGCCGGCACGGTCACCACCTCCGGCGGCCTCGGCGTGATGCGCCAGTTCATCGGCAGCGTCCGGGACGACAGGACCGTCCGCGACCTGCTGGTCTCCGTCGCGCACCCGCGCATCCAGGCCGCGGCCAAGGCCGTCGACGCCGCCGAGCTGGCGATCATGGCGCAGGACGACGAACCGGCCCAGATGGCGTACGCGCACGCGCTCAGCGAGTGGGCCGAGGCGCGCGGCTACGAGGCCGAGACGCTGTGGGACATGTGCACCGTCGCCGCGCTGGGCGTGCCCTACGAGCGGGCGCAGTGGCGCGAGGTGAAGACGCTCTCCGGCGGCGAGCAGAAACGCCTGGTGCTCGAAGCCCTGCTGCGCGGCCCCGACGAGGTGCTGCTGCTGGACGAGCCGGACAACTACCTGGACGTCCCCGGCAAGCGCTGGCTGGAGGACCAGCTCGCGCAGACCAAGAAGACCGTGCTGTTCGTCAGCCACGACCGGGAGCTGCTGACCCGCAGCGCCGAGAAGATCGTCAGCATCGAGACCGGCCCGGCCGGCGCCACCGCCTGGGTGCACGGCGGCGGCTTCGACACCTTCCACGCCGCCCGCAAGGAGCGCTTCGCCCGCTTCGAGGAGCTGCGCAGGCGCTGGGAGGAGGAGCACGCCAAGCTCAAGGCGATGGTGCTGCGGCTGCGGCAGCAGGCCGCCAACAGCCCCGAGATGGCCTCGCGCTACCACGCCGCGCAGACCAGGCTGCGCCGCTTCGAGGAGGCCGGCGCCCCGCAGGAGCCGCCGCGCGAGCAGGAGATCACCATGCGGCTGCACGGCGGCCGTACCGGCGTCCGCGCCGTGACCTGCGAGAAGCTGGAGCTGACCGGCCTGATGAAGCCGTTCGACCTGGAGGTCTTCTACGGCGAGCGGGTCGCGGTGCTCGGCTCCAACGGCTCCGGCAAGTCGCACTTCCTGCGGCTGCTGGCCGGCGACGGCTCGGTCGCGCACACCGGCGCGTACAAGCTGGGCGCCCGGGTGGTCCCCGGCCACTTCGCGCAGACCCTCCCCCTACCTTCGGCGGGGGGACCCCCACACCCCGAGCTGGCCGGCCGCACCCTGGTCGACATCCTGTGGACCGAGCACGCCCGCGACCGCGGCCGGGCGATGTCGGTGCTGCGCCGCTACGAGCTGGAGCGGCAGGGCGACCAGCCCTTCGACCGGCTGTCCGGCGGCCAGCAGGCCCGTTTCCAGATCCTGCTCATGGAGTTGCAGGGCACCACCGCGCTGCTGCTGGACGAGCCGACCGACAACCTCGACCTGGAGAGCGCCGAGGCGCTCCAGGAGGGCCTGGAGTCGTACGAGGGCACGGTCCTCGCGGTCACCCACGACCGCTGGTTCGCCCGGTCCTTCGACCGCTTCCTGGTCTTCGGCTCCGACGGCGTGGTCCGCGAGACGCCCGGACCGGTGTGGGACGAGCGCCGGGTGGAGCGCGAGCGCTGA
- the rplM gene encoding 50S ribosomal protein L13: MRTYSPKPGDVQRQWHIIDAQDVVLGRLASQAATLLRGKHKPIYAPHVDTGDFVVVINADKVHLSGNKKTQKMAYRHSGYPGGLRSVRYDELLAKSPEKAIEKAVKGMLPKNSLGRQMLSKLKVYAGDQHPHAAQQPVPFEITQVAQ, encoded by the coding sequence GTGCGTACGTACAGCCCCAAGCCCGGCGACGTCCAGCGCCAGTGGCACATCATCGACGCGCAGGACGTCGTCCTGGGCCGCCTGGCCAGCCAGGCCGCGACCCTCCTGCGGGGCAAGCACAAGCCCATCTACGCGCCCCACGTCGACACCGGCGACTTCGTCGTCGTGATCAACGCGGACAAGGTGCACCTGTCCGGGAACAAGAAGACCCAGAAGATGGCGTACCGCCACTCCGGCTACCCGGGCGGTCTGCGCTCGGTGCGCTACGACGAGCTGCTCGCCAAGAGCCCCGAGAAGGCGATCGAGAAGGCCGTCAAGGGCATGCTCCCCAAGAACTCCCTGGGCCGGCAGATGCTCTCGAAGCTCAAGGTCTACGCGGGCGACCAGCACCCGCACGCTGCGCAGCAGCCGGTCCCGTTCGAGATCACCCAGGTCGCGCAGTAG
- the rpsI gene encoding 30S ribosomal protein S9 has product MAETTAETPLEGEESYDEITTFESDAVEGEYTSESLASRFGDPQPAAGTGRRKRSIARVRIIPGSGKWKINGRTLEGYFPNKVHQQEVNEPFKVLELDGRYDVVARISGGGISGQAGALRLGVARALNEADVDNNRGPLKKAGFLTRDDRAVERKKAGLKKARKAPQFSKR; this is encoded by the coding sequence GTGGCTGAGACCACCGCCGAGACCCCCCTCGAGGGCGAAGAGTCCTACGACGAGATCACGACCTTCGAGTCGGACGCCGTCGAGGGCGAGTACACCTCCGAGTCGCTCGCCTCCCGCTTCGGCGACCCGCAGCCAGCCGCCGGCACCGGCCGCCGCAAGCGCTCCATCGCCCGCGTCCGGATCATCCCGGGCTCCGGCAAGTGGAAGATCAACGGCCGCACCCTGGAGGGCTACTTCCCCAACAAGGTGCACCAGCAGGAGGTCAACGAGCCCTTCAAGGTGCTCGAACTGGACGGCCGTTACGACGTCGTCGCCCGCATCAGCGGCGGCGGCATCTCCGGCCAGGCCGGCGCCCTGCGCCTGGGCGTGGCCCGCGCGCTCAACGAGGCGGACGTGGACAACAACCGCGGCCCGCTGAAGAAGGCCGGCTTCCTGACCCGCGACGACCGCGCGGTCGAGCGGAAGAAGGCCGGTCTGAAGAAGGCGCGCAAGGCGCCGCAGTTCAGCAAGCGCTAG
- the glmM gene encoding phosphoglucosamine mutase, whose translation MGRLFGTDGVRGVANADLTAELALGLSVAAAHVLAEAGSFAGHRPVAVVGRDPRASGEFLEAAVVAGLASAGVDVLRVGVLPTPAVAYLTGALGADLGVMLSASHNPMPDNGIKFLARGGHKLDDVLEDRIEAVYEEHRTGAPWNRPTGAGVGRVKDYDEGFDQYVAHLVAVLPNRLDGLRIVLDEAHGAASRVSPEAFSRAGATVVTIGAQPDGLNINDGCGSTHLDLLKAAVVEHGADFGIAHDGDADRCLAVDAAGQEVDGDQILAILALSLRERGALRENTVVGTVMSNLGFKLAMEREGIQLVQTAVGDRYVLESMKEHGYALGGEQSGHVIVLDHATTGDGTLTGLLLAARVAQTKQPLAELAAVMDRLPQVLINVRDVDKSRVATSPELATAVAEAEAELGATGRVLLRSSGTEPLVRVMVEAADIDHAHSVAARLADTVKSALG comes from the coding sequence GTGGGACGACTCTTCGGCACCGACGGGGTGCGGGGCGTGGCGAACGCCGACCTGACCGCCGAGCTGGCGCTCGGCCTGTCGGTCGCGGCGGCGCACGTCCTGGCCGAGGCGGGCAGCTTCGCGGGGCACCGGCCGGTGGCCGTGGTCGGCCGCGATCCGCGGGCCTCGGGCGAGTTCCTGGAGGCCGCCGTGGTGGCGGGCCTGGCCAGCGCGGGCGTGGACGTCCTGCGGGTCGGTGTGCTGCCCACCCCCGCGGTGGCGTATCTCACCGGCGCGCTGGGCGCCGACCTCGGCGTGATGCTCTCCGCGAGCCACAACCCGATGCCCGACAACGGCATCAAGTTCCTCGCCCGCGGCGGCCACAAGCTGGACGACGTGCTGGAGGACCGGATCGAGGCGGTGTACGAGGAGCACCGCACCGGCGCGCCCTGGAACCGCCCGACCGGCGCGGGCGTGGGCCGGGTCAAGGACTACGACGAGGGCTTCGACCAGTACGTGGCGCACCTGGTCGCGGTGCTGCCCAACCGGCTGGACGGCCTGCGGATCGTGCTGGACGAGGCGCACGGCGCGGCCTCCCGGGTCTCGCCCGAGGCGTTCTCGCGGGCCGGCGCGACCGTGGTCACCATCGGCGCGCAGCCCGACGGCCTCAACATCAACGACGGCTGCGGCTCCACCCACCTGGACCTGCTCAAGGCCGCGGTGGTCGAGCACGGCGCGGACTTCGGCATCGCCCACGACGGCGACGCCGACCGCTGCCTCGCGGTGGACGCGGCCGGCCAGGAGGTCGACGGCGACCAGATCCTCGCCATCCTCGCGCTGTCGCTGCGCGAGCGCGGCGCGCTGCGCGAGAACACGGTGGTCGGCACGGTGATGTCCAACCTCGGCTTCAAGCTGGCGATGGAGCGCGAGGGCATCCAGCTGGTGCAGACCGCGGTCGGCGACCGCTATGTGCTGGAGTCGATGAAGGAGCACGGCTACGCGCTGGGCGGCGAGCAGTCCGGGCACGTCATCGTGCTCGACCACGCCACCACCGGCGACGGCACGCTGACCGGGCTGCTGCTGGCCGCCCGGGTCGCGCAGACCAAGCAGCCGCTGGCGGAACTGGCCGCGGTGATGGACCGGCTGCCGCAGGTGCTGATCAACGTGCGCGACGTCGACAAGAGCCGGGTGGCCACCTCGCCCGAGCTGGCCACGGCGGTCGCCGAGGCCGAGGCCGAGCTGGGCGCGACCGGCCGGGTGCTGCTGCGCTCCTCGGGCACTGAGCCGCTGGTACGGGTCATGGTGGAGGCCGCCGACATCGACCACGCGCACTCGGTGGCGGCGCGGCTGGCCGACACGGTGAAGTCCGCGCTGGGCTGA
- a CDS encoding DUF389 domain-containing protein produces MLHLRMIVPADRTDAVTALVARTVGATHLVALRGAAVEPPGDLLTCDVAREAADPLLAGLRALGIDESGSIAVESVDLSLSASADRAETEAPGEGADAVVWESLADATHEESTLTVTYLVFLSVATMLAAYGVMLDSSILIVGAMVVGPEFGPLAAFCTGLVRRDRALLRRSLVALVAGFLAAVLITGAFAELLDAFGLFSRHQFRAPHPATQFIWQPTADSFVVAFLAGIAGILSLTSAKSGALVGVAISVTTVPAAANAALAVSYTAWHEVWGSLAQLALNLAGIALAGSLTLLAQKWFWDRRRAVAR; encoded by the coding sequence GTGCTCCATCTGCGGATGATCGTTCCGGCCGACCGCACCGACGCGGTCACCGCCCTGGTGGCGCGGACCGTCGGCGCCACCCATCTCGTGGCGCTCAGGGGCGCCGCCGTCGAACCGCCCGGCGACCTGCTCACCTGCGACGTGGCCCGGGAGGCGGCCGACCCGCTGCTGGCCGGGCTGCGCGCGCTCGGCATCGACGAGTCCGGGTCGATCGCCGTGGAGTCGGTCGACCTCTCGCTGTCCGCGAGCGCCGACCGGGCCGAGACGGAGGCCCCGGGCGAGGGCGCGGACGCCGTGGTGTGGGAGTCGCTCGCCGACGCCACCCATGAGGAGTCCACCCTCACCGTCACCTACCTGGTGTTCCTGTCGGTGGCGACGATGCTCGCCGCGTACGGCGTGATGCTGGACAGCTCGATCCTGATCGTCGGCGCGATGGTGGTCGGCCCGGAGTTCGGACCGCTCGCCGCGTTCTGCACCGGCCTGGTGCGGCGGGACCGGGCGCTGCTGCGGCGCTCGCTGGTGGCGCTGGTGGCCGGCTTCCTCGCCGCGGTCCTGATCACCGGGGCGTTCGCCGAACTCCTCGACGCCTTCGGGCTGTTCAGCAGGCACCAGTTCCGCGCGCCGCACCCGGCCACCCAGTTCATCTGGCAGCCGACGGCGGACTCCTTCGTGGTCGCCTTCCTCGCCGGCATCGCCGGCATCCTCTCGCTGACCTCCGCCAAGTCCGGCGCGCTGGTCGGCGTCGCGATCTCGGTGACCACCGTGCCGGCCGCCGCGAACGCCGCGCTCGCCGTGTCCTACACCGCCTGGCACGAGGTCTGGGGCTCCCTCGCGCAGCTCGCGCTCAACCTCGCGGGCATCGCGCTGGCCGGCTCCCTCACCCTGCTCGCGCAGAAGTGGTTCTGGGACCGCCGGCGGGCCGTCGCGCGCTGA